A single window of Buchnera aphidicola (Cinara kochiana kochiana) DNA harbors:
- the hisD gene encoding histidinol dehydrogenase: MLNLNKNIFYWNRLTKEEKNNILLRPRFNINNSIKSSVSKIIDKVKQYGDVALHTYNLKFDKIKLDSFYVTQEKIDLSANLVSETFKKSVSIAKKNIISFHTKQIAYGLEVETYPGVRCQQIIRPIHAVGLYIPKGKYPLVSTALMLSIPAKLAGCTNICLCSPPPVSNEILYIAKVSGIKQVIQLGGAQGIAALALGTQSIQRVDKIFGPGNIFVTEAKLQISQSVPRVSIDMPAGPSEMLIIADKDSNPNFVAADFLAQLEHDNNSQVILLSTSIGLLKNVIAAINRQILFLTKKDIILCSLKNSRIIITQSLLDCFNISNLYSPEHLTLHIKNSVNFLSYIKNAGSVFLGKWTPGSAGDYITGANHVLPTYGYSNTYSSLQISDFQKIITVQKMTKQSLINLSDSIIELSQIEGMDAHGKSIIIRTNALKDMSIARETI; encoded by the coding sequence ATGTTAAATTTAAATAAAAATATTTTTTATTGGAATCGTTTAACGAAAGAAGAAAAAAATAATATATTGTTAAGACCACGTTTTAATATTAATAATTCTATAAAATCATCTGTTTCAAAAATTATTGACAAAGTTAAACAATATGGGGATGTTGCTTTACATACTTATAATTTAAAATTTGATAAAATAAAATTGGATTCTTTTTATGTTACTCAAGAAAAAATTGATCTTTCTGCTAATTTGGTGTCTGAAACGTTTAAAAAGTCTGTATCAATAGCAAAAAAAAATATTATTTCATTTCACACTAAACAAATAGCTTATGGTTTAGAGGTAGAAACATATCCTGGAGTACGCTGCCAACAAATTATAAGACCAATACATGCAGTAGGTTTATATATTCCTAAAGGAAAATATCCATTAGTTTCAACTGCTTTGATGTTATCTATTCCTGCAAAATTAGCTGGATGTACAAATATTTGTTTATGTTCTCCGCCTCCAGTTAGTAATGAAATATTATATATTGCAAAAGTATCAGGAATTAAACAAGTAATTCAATTAGGAGGCGCGCAAGGTATTGCGGCTCTTGCATTAGGTACTCAGAGTATACAGAGAGTAGATAAAATTTTTGGACCGGGAAACATATTTGTAACAGAAGCTAAATTACAAATCAGTCAATCGGTCCCGAGAGTATCTATTGATATGCCTGCGGGTCCTTCAGAAATGTTGATTATTGCTGATAAGGATTCTAATCCTAATTTTGTTGCTGCTGATTTTTTAGCTCAATTGGAACACGATAATAATTCACAAGTAATATTGTTAAGTACAAGTATTGGTTTATTAAAAAATGTAATTGCTGCGATTAATAGGCAAATTTTATTTTTAACAAAAAAAGATATTATATTATGTTCGTTGAAAAATAGTAGAATTATTATTACTCAATCTTTATTAGATTGTTTTAATATATCAAACTTATATTCTCCTGAACATTTAACCTTACATATAAAAAACTCAGTAAATTTTTTATCATATATAAAAAATGCTGGATCAGTTTTTTTAGGAAAATGGACGCCTGGATCTGCAGGTGACTATATTACTGGAGCAAATCATGTTTTACCCACATATGGATACTCTAATACTTACTCTTCTTTACAAATTTCCGATTTTCAGAAAATAATTACAGTTCAAAAAATGACAAAACAATCTTTAATAAATTTATCAGATAGTATTATTGAATTATCTCAAATAGAAGGAATGGATGCTCATGGTAAATCAATAATAATCAGAACAAATGCTTTAAAAGATATGTCTATTGCGCGTGAGACAATATAA
- the hisC gene encoding histidinol-phosphate transaminase, which translates to MKRLIPQHICALTPYQSARRIGLKGRIYLNANESPWINTVKCKHSNLNRYPDFQPYELLKKYSKYSGVAKENILITRGADEGIEILVRSFCAPNHDKIMFFPPTYDMYAVNADIFNIKQVVIPILSDFQLDLINIKKNIGDIKLIYICNPNNPTGNCFLRKDIISILKFIPQTTLLVIDEAYIEYSLVNSFTHELTKYTNLVILRTLSKAFGLASLRCGFVLSNTYIINVLKKVLAPYPIATPVSDIAVQSLKLDNIKRVQKNILKILNNKEFLVEKLKHLSCIKNIFPSNTNFILIQFFRSKSIFRYFVSHGIVIRDQSHKIGLKNCLRISIGKIDECQDLIAALYMFEGKKL; encoded by the coding sequence ATGAAACGTTTAATTCCACAGCATATATGCGCATTAACTCCGTATCAGTCAGCACGTCGTATTGGTTTAAAAGGTCGAATTTATTTAAATGCCAATGAATCTCCTTGGATTAACACTGTTAAGTGTAAACATAGTAATTTAAATAGATATCCTGATTTTCAGCCGTATGAACTATTAAAGAAATATTCTAAATATTCTGGTGTCGCAAAAGAAAATATTTTAATTACTCGGGGTGCTGATGAAGGAATAGAAATACTTGTACGTTCTTTTTGCGCGCCAAATCATGATAAAATTATGTTTTTTCCTCCTACATATGATATGTATGCTGTGAATGCTGATATTTTCAATATAAAGCAAGTCGTTATTCCTATTTTATCCGATTTTCAATTAGATTTAATTAATATTAAAAAAAATATCGGTGATATTAAATTAATTTATATATGTAATCCTAATAATCCAACCGGAAATTGTTTTTTGCGGAAAGATATTATTAGTATTCTTAAATTTATTCCACAAACTACTTTATTAGTTATTGACGAGGCTTATATAGAATATTCTTTAGTCAATAGTTTTACCCATGAATTAACAAAATATACTAATTTAGTTATACTGCGAACCTTATCGAAAGCTTTTGGTCTTGCATCTTTACGATGTGGTTTTGTGCTATCGAATACGTATATTATTAATGTTTTAAAGAAAGTATTAGCTCCTTATCCTATTGCTACTCCTGTATCAGATATTGCCGTACAATCATTAAAATTAGATAATATTAAACGTGTACAAAAAAATATATTAAAAATATTAAATAATAAAGAATTTTTAGTTGAAAAATTAAAGCACTTATCTTGTATCAAAAATATTTTTCCAAGTAATACTAATTTTATTCTTATTCAATTTTTTCGATCTAAAAGTATCTTTCGGTATTTTGTTTCACACGGAATAGTTATTCGTGATCAATCTCATAAAATAGGTTTAAAAAATTGTTTAAGAATATCAATTGGAAAAATAGATGAATGTCAAGATTTAATTGCAGCATTATATATGTTTGAAGGAAAAAAACTATAA
- the tkt gene encoding transketolase: MLFRRELSNAIRILSIDAIQKAQSGHPGAPMGMADIAEVLWRDFLKHNPNNPLWQNRDRFVLSNGHASMLLYSLLHLSGYNISIDDLKNFRQCFSKTPGHPEVGCTPGVEITTGPLGQGLASSVGMAIAEKLLSQYFNRNNFNIIDHYTWVFVGDGCLMEGISHEVCSLAGTWNLGKLVVFYDKNGISIDGEISGWFTDDTKKRFLSYNWHVIEVNGHNPEEIICAINIAKNNLKKPSLIICNTVIGFGAPNKSGKSSAHGAPLGEVEISLTRKQLKWNYPPFFIPEHIYSAWNASRSGELAEASWNSLFKKYSIEYPELSSEYMRRFKQQLPDELYSKLQKFLLKLNNSPKNISTREASQNILEKFGSFLPELIGGSADLAPSNLTVWSGSKAIHANKSGNYIHYGVREFGMTAIANGIYHHGGFIPYTATFLVFVDYARNAIRMAALMKTRQIFIYTHDSIGLGEDGPTHQPVEHISTLRYIPNLSVWRPCDSVETAVSWYYGLSRKNGPTSLILSRQNIVQFSRTDDQIKNIFKGGYILREYGKIINLIIIATGSEVPLAIDVAKELYKLGYHTRVVSMVSTDCFDNQDKMYRDSVLPIKIVNRVSIEAGTSEYWYKYVGINGLRIGIDSFGESGPGNRVFEIFGFIANKIVARIKKYFFS; encoded by the coding sequence ATGTTGTTTCGACGAGAGTTATCGAATGCTATTCGAATTTTGAGTATTGATGCTATTCAGAAAGCACAATCAGGTCATCCTGGAGCTCCTATGGGTATGGCTGATATTGCTGAAGTATTATGGCGTGATTTTTTAAAACACAATCCTAATAATCCGCTATGGCAAAACAGAGATCGTTTTGTTTTATCTAACGGTCATGCTTCTATGTTATTATATAGTTTACTGCATTTATCGGGATATAATATATCTATAGATGATTTAAAAAATTTTCGACAATGTTTTTCTAAAACTCCCGGACACCCTGAAGTTGGTTGTACTCCTGGCGTAGAAATTACTACTGGTCCTTTAGGCCAAGGATTAGCTTCTAGCGTTGGTATGGCTATTGCTGAAAAATTATTGTCACAATATTTTAATAGAAATAATTTTAATATTATTGACCATTATACATGGGTATTTGTTGGTGATGGATGTTTAATGGAAGGTATTTCTCATGAAGTATGTTCATTAGCAGGTACTTGGAATTTAGGTAAATTAGTTGTTTTTTATGATAAAAACGGTATTTCTATTGATGGTGAAATATCTGGATGGTTTACTGATGATACTAAAAAACGGTTTTTATCATATAACTGGCATGTAATAGAAGTCAATGGTCATAATCCAGAAGAAATAATTTGCGCGATAAATATTGCTAAAAATAATTTAAAGAAACCATCATTAATAATTTGTAATACAGTTATTGGATTTGGTGCTCCTAATAAATCCGGTAAATCCAGCGCTCATGGCGCACCTTTAGGTGAAGTAGAAATTTCTTTAACTCGTAAACAATTAAAATGGAATTATCCTCCGTTTTTTATTCCTGAACATATATATTCTGCGTGGAATGCAAGTCGTTCAGGAGAATTAGCAGAAGCATCATGGAATAGTTTATTTAAAAAGTATTCTATAGAATATCCAGAATTATCTTCAGAATATATGCGTCGATTTAAACAACAATTACCCGATGAATTATACAGTAAATTACAAAAATTTTTATTAAAATTAAATAATTCACCGAAAAATATTTCGACGCGTGAAGCTTCACAAAATATTTTAGAAAAATTTGGGTCATTTTTACCAGAATTAATTGGCGGTTCTGCTGATTTAGCTCCTAGCAATTTAACTGTTTGGTCTGGATCTAAAGCTATACACGCAAATAAATCCGGAAACTATATTCATTATGGAGTAAGAGAATTTGGCATGACAGCAATAGCAAACGGAATATATCACCATGGTGGATTTATTCCCTATACTGCTACTTTTTTAGTTTTCGTAGATTATGCTCGTAATGCTATACGAATGGCTGCATTAATGAAAACACGACAAATTTTTATCTACACACACGATTCCATTGGTTTAGGAGAAGACGGTCCTACTCATCAACCAGTTGAACATATTTCTACATTAAGATATATACCCAACTTAAGTGTTTGGAGACCATGCGATTCTGTTGAAACTGCAGTATCTTGGTACTACGGACTTAGTAGAAAGAATGGTCCTACCTCTTTAATATTATCTCGTCAAAATATAGTTCAATTTTCTAGAACAGATGATCAAATAAAAAATATTTTTAAAGGTGGATATATTTTAAGGGAATATGGAAAAATAATTAATTTAATTATTATTGCAACTGGATCAGAAGTACCGTTGGCGATTGATGTTGCTAAAGAATTATATAAATTAGGTTATCATACTAGGGTAGTGTCTATGGTTTCTACTGATTGCTTTGACAATCAAGATAAAATGTATCGTGATTCTGTTTTGCCTATCAAAATTGTAAATCGAGTATCTATTGAAGCAGGTACTAGCGAATATTGGTATAAATATGTAGGAATTAATGGTTTGAGAATCGGTATTGATTCTTTTGGTGAGTCTGGACCTGGTAACAGAGTATTTGAAATATTTGGTTTTATAGCAAATAAAATAGTAGCTCGTATTAAAAAGTATTTTTTTAGTTAA
- the aroC gene encoding chorismate synthase: MPGNTIGKLFKVTTCGESHGPMLSGIIDGVPPGFSLKNSDIQHELNRRRPGFSSFTTARREEDIIEIFSGVFKGITTGTSIGINIKNTDTRSQDYSDIKNIYRPNHADFTYDKKYGIRDYRGGGRASARETAIRVAAGAIAKKYLKIKFNIIIKGYLSQLGPIKCPFKSWKEVENNPFFCSNPEKIDQIVQYMKKLKKSGNSIGAKITIIAKNVPIGLGEPVFDRLDADIAHAIMSINAAKSIEIGDGINVVEQTGDIHRDEIVPNGFSSNHSGGILGGISNGEPIIVQAAFKPTSSIKIPGKTINKFGKETYIITKGRHDPCVGIRAVPIAEAMLAITLMDHVLRFRAQCG; encoded by the coding sequence ATGCCCGGAAATACTATTGGAAAATTATTTAAAGTAACAACATGTGGAGAATCACATGGACCGATGTTATCTGGAATTATTGACGGAGTGCCTCCAGGATTTTCTTTAAAAAATAGTGATATACAACATGAATTAAACAGAAGAAGACCTGGATTTTCTTCATTTACTACCGCTCGAAGAGAAGAAGATATTATTGAAATTTTTTCTGGTGTATTTAAAGGAATAACAACTGGAACTAGTATAGGGATAAATATTAAAAATACAGATACACGATCACAAGACTATTCTGATATCAAAAATATATATCGCCCTAATCATGCTGATTTTACATATGATAAAAAATATGGAATTAGAGATTATAGAGGCGGAGGAAGAGCTTCTGCAAGAGAAACTGCTATACGAGTAGCAGCTGGAGCAATTGCGAAAAAATATTTAAAAATAAAATTTAATATCATTATTAAAGGATATTTATCACAACTAGGGCCTATTAAATGTCCTTTTAAATCATGGAAAGAAGTAGAAAATAATCCGTTTTTTTGTAGTAATCCTGAAAAAATTGATCAAATCGTCCAATATATGAAAAAATTAAAAAAATCCGGTAATTCTATTGGAGCTAAAATTACTATAATTGCAAAAAATGTTCCTATTGGACTAGGAGAACCGGTATTCGATAGATTAGACGCAGATATTGCTCATGCAATTATGAGTATTAATGCAGCTAAATCCATTGAAATCGGTGATGGAATTAATGTAGTAGAACAAACCGGAGATATACATAGAGATGAAATTGTGCCAAATGGATTTTCTAGTAATCACTCAGGAGGAATTTTAGGAGGAATTAGCAATGGAGAACCAATAATTGTACAAGCAGCTTTTAAGCCTACATCTAGCATTAAGATACCCGGAAAAACAATTAATAAATTCGGAAAAGAAACTTACATAATAACAAAAGGACGTCATGATCCTTGTGTTGGTATAAGAGCTGTTCCAATAGCAGAAGCTATGTTGGCAATAACATTAATGGATCATGTTCTACGTTTTCGAGCTCAATGCGGATAA
- the hisG gene encoding ATP phosphoribosyltransferase, which produces MINKVIKLNKNRVRLAIQKSGRLSYDSQKLLKSCGIKINLQKSSLIAFAENMPIDVMLVRDDDIPGLIMDGVVELGIIGSNVLEEKCLTRLLTEEPVSYAILQNLDFGICRLSLSVPLDMRYSGILSLKDSRIATSYPNLLKRYFDKKNISFKPFVLNGSVEVAYNSGLADAICDLVSTGATLDANGLKEVETIYNSCACLISRKIKHLIPEKRIFIKKLLNRIQGVIKARESKYIMLHIEKDKLGLVTDLLHGAEQPTVLELFGNKNKVALHMVSSETVFWETMEQLKLLGASSILVLPIEKMME; this is translated from the coding sequence ATGATAAATAAGGTAATAAAATTGAATAAAAATCGTGTACGTTTAGCTATACAGAAATCTGGTAGATTGAGTTATGATTCACAAAAATTATTAAAAAGTTGCGGTATAAAAATTAATTTACAAAAATCTAGTTTAATTGCATTTGCTGAAAATATGCCAATTGATGTAATGTTAGTTAGGGATGATGATATTCCTGGATTGATCATGGATGGAGTAGTGGAATTAGGTATTATTGGCTCTAATGTTTTAGAAGAAAAATGTTTAACTAGATTATTAACAGAAGAGCCTGTTTCATATGCTATTTTACAAAATCTTGATTTTGGTATTTGCAGATTATCTCTATCAGTTCCATTAGATATGCGATATTCTGGAATATTATCTTTAAAAGATTCACGTATTGCTACATCATACCCTAATTTATTAAAACGATATTTTGATAAAAAAAATATTTCTTTTAAACCATTTGTTTTGAACGGTTCTGTAGAAGTGGCATATAATTCTGGATTAGCTGATGCGATATGCGATTTAGTTTCTACAGGTGCTACTTTGGACGCTAATGGTTTAAAAGAAGTAGAAACTATTTATAATTCTTGCGCATGTTTAATTTCTCGTAAAATAAAACATTTAATCCCAGAAAAAAGAATTTTTATTAAAAAGTTATTAAATCGTATTCAGGGTGTTATTAAAGCACGAGAATCTAAATATATTATGTTGCATATTGAAAAAGATAAACTAGGCTTAGTGACTGATTTATTACATGGAGCAGAACAACCAACTGTTTTAGAATTATTTGGAAATAAAAATAAAGTAGCTCTCCACATGGTTAGTAGTGAAACTGTTTTCTGGGAAACTATGGAACAATTAAAATTGCTAGGAGCAAGTTCTATTTTAGTTTTACCAATAGAAAAAATGATGGAATAA
- the dapA gene encoding 4-hydroxy-tetrahydrodipicolinate synthase, producing MFKGSMVALITPMDDKGNICKKSLKKIINYHIRNKTNAIVSVGTTGESATLTQKEHTNVIMNTLEFVDEQIPVIAGTGSNATSESIILTKKLEKSGISGCLNVTPYYNRPTQQGLYLHFKAISESTYLPQILYNVPNRTGCNLLPETIAQLSKYKNIIGLKDASGDLSRIHKIKQLVGNDFLLISGDDTTALDFIQLGGIGVISVTANIAANYMTKMCKLALKGDFNKARQINKKLNTLHHLLFKETNPIPIKWAAKYIGLIESDTLRLPMTPLLQKNQHILKKIINSINL from the coding sequence ATGTTTAAAGGAAGTATGGTTGCTCTTATTACACCGATGGATGATAAAGGAAATATTTGCAAAAAAAGTTTAAAAAAAATAATTAATTATCATATCCGCAATAAAACCAATGCAATAGTTTCTGTAGGAACGACCGGAGAGTCAGCCACATTAACCCAAAAAGAACACACCAATGTAATTATGAATACTTTAGAATTTGTAGATGAACAAATACCTGTAATAGCTGGTACTGGATCTAATGCTACTTCTGAAAGCATTATATTAACTAAAAAACTTGAAAAATCTGGTATTTCAGGTTGTTTAAATGTTACTCCTTATTATAATCGACCTACACAACAAGGATTATATCTACACTTTAAAGCTATTTCTGAAAGTACCTATTTACCGCAAATACTATATAATGTTCCCAATCGAACAGGATGTAATTTATTACCAGAAACAATTGCTCAACTATCAAAATATAAAAATATAATTGGGTTAAAAGATGCTTCAGGAGATTTATCTAGAATCCATAAAATTAAACAATTAGTAGGAAACGATTTTCTCTTGATTAGTGGAGACGATACAACGGCTTTAGATTTTATTCAGCTTGGGGGGATCGGAGTTATTTCAGTAACAGCAAATATTGCAGCAAACTATATGACAAAAATGTGTAAATTAGCATTAAAAGGAGATTTTAATAAGGCCAGACAAATAAATAAAAAATTAAATACTCTCCATCATCTTTTATTCAAAGAAACAAATCCAATACCTATAAAATGGGCAGCGAAATATATCGGTTTAATAGAATCAGATACATTAAGGTTACCTATGACACCGTTATTACAAAAAAATCAACATATTTTAAAAAAAATTATTAATTCAATTAATTTATAG
- the smrB gene encoding endonuclease SmrB, with translation MKKNNSIDVNQKETFLYHMKGVKRIMQDKIYHMNIKDVSKCNLYNKDIYVQEAHSYYFKNTVDEQVCSLNDNPICFVRNIRYNFNLKKLKRGEYIPEIILDLHGMNLYQTQKELGKLITICHQENFFCASILHGHGKKILKKYVPFWLSKHPDILAFYQAPRIFGYDAAILVVIKNDNIR, from the coding sequence ATGAAAAAAAATAATTCAATTGATGTAAATCAAAAAGAAACTTTTTTATATCATATGAAAGGAGTAAAACGAATTATGCAAGACAAAATTTATCATATGAATATCAAAGATGTTAGTAAGTGTAATCTATATAATAAAGATATTTACGTACAAGAAGCTCATAGCTATTATTTTAAAAATACGGTAGATGAACAAGTATGTTCTTTAAATGATAATCCAATTTGTTTTGTTCGTAATATACGTTATAATTTTAACCTTAAAAAATTAAAAAGAGGAGAATATATACCAGAAATTATTTTGGATTTACATGGTATGAATCTATATCAAACACAAAAAGAATTAGGTAAATTAATTACAATTTGTCATCAAGAAAATTTTTTTTGCGCCAGTATTCTTCATGGACATGGCAAAAAGATACTAAAAAAATACGTTCCATTTTGGTTATCAAAACATCCAGATATTTTGGCATTTTATCAAGCTCCTAGAATATTTGGTTATGATGCAGCTATTTTAGTTGTGATAAAAAATGATAATATACGATAA
- the dapE gene encoding succinyl-diaminopimelate desuccinylase produces the protein MCTKVVNLTQKLVNIPSISPKDLGCQEILIKRLQLCGFYVERINLNDTNNFWAWRGYGKTITFLGHTDVVPAGNILDWNTSPFLSTIKNGVLFGRGVADMKGSIAAMVIAVENFIKKNPNHYGRISFLITSDEESTGKNGIKKVISLLKKRKEIIDYCLVGEPTSEKKLGDCIKNGRRGSLSIDLIIYGKQGHAAYPELSINPIHISVPFLAELSTLSFDNGNDFFIPTTLQILKVSSGKNYVTNMIPGDLSISLNVRFSPLSTERNIIHVIKSLLKKYFIRYSIHWTCYAKPFFFSPDVFCDIVTKSIYRFTNVNPAIKTNGGTSDGRFMINVANQMVEFGLLNATIHQVNECISIKDLFTLQNIYFDLLSRLFL, from the coding sequence ATGTGTACTAAAGTAGTAAATTTGACGCAAAAATTAGTTAATATACCATCAATTAGCCCGAAAGATCTTGGTTGTCAAGAAATTTTAATAAAAAGATTACAATTGTGTGGTTTTTATGTTGAAAGAATAAATTTGAATGATACCAATAATTTTTGGGCATGGCGAGGATATGGAAAAACTATTACTTTTTTAGGACATACTGATGTAGTACCTGCAGGAAATATACTTGATTGGAATACATCACCATTTTTGTCTACCATAAAAAATGGTGTTTTATTTGGTAGAGGCGTAGCAGATATGAAAGGTTCAATAGCTGCTATGGTAATAGCTGTAGAAAATTTTATTAAAAAAAATCCTAATCATTATGGCCGTATATCATTTTTAATTACTTCAGATGAAGAATCTACAGGAAAAAATGGTATTAAAAAAGTAATTTCTTTATTAAAAAAACGTAAAGAAATAATTGATTACTGTTTAGTTGGAGAACCGACTAGTGAAAAAAAATTAGGTGATTGTATTAAAAATGGTCGTCGAGGTTCATTATCAATTGATTTAATAATATATGGTAAACAAGGTCATGCAGCATATCCGGAATTATCTATAAATCCAATTCACATATCAGTACCTTTTTTAGCTGAACTGTCCACATTATCTTTTGATAACGGCAATGATTTTTTTATACCAACTACATTACAAATTTTAAAAGTATCTTCAGGAAAAAATTATGTAACTAATATGATTCCTGGAGATTTAAGTATTTCTTTGAATGTAAGATTTAGTCCTTTGTCAACAGAAAGAAATATTATACATGTAATTAAAAGCTTACTTAAGAAATATTTCATACGATATTCTATTCATTGGACTTGTTATGCTAAACCGTTTTTTTTCTCACCTGATGTTTTTTGTGATATTGTAACTAAAAGTATATATCGTTTTACTAATGTAAATCCTGCTATTAAAACAAATGGCGGCACTTCTGATGGTCGATTTATGATAAATGTCGCTAATCAAATGGTAGAATTTGGTTTATTAAATGCTACTATTCATCAAGTAAATGAATGTATTAGTATTAAAGATTTATTTACATTACAAAATATTTATTTTGACTTATTAAGTAGATTATTTTTATAA